Proteins co-encoded in one Spirosoma endbachense genomic window:
- a CDS encoding nucleoside hydrolase, whose protein sequence is MSSADSTQHLTKPRRIWLDTDIMIGMKDKTPREVDDAIALIMALEHPDKVEIIGISTITYANYAYEVTQKILGWYNKTGRTIPVYRGSDTAKDVGLENEATRALADALREEKMPILAIGPVTNVATVIKNHPELIPQIEEVVVCAGRTPGLPFKPGLEKLAVGDYNFEMDPESFRILFDAGVRMVLSGYECSVYTFLGRTDIDFLTNGTVADQWVYDQLRPWQQFNEELFGVDGFVPWDTTPLGYLTHPNYFKYYHDIPVRINVRQSDTEPTGTKPYLEVSYDYKDTTWRAIYAYKTLPGFEKIVIEDLKQASLRNQK, encoded by the coding sequence ATGTCCTCTGCTGATAGTACTCAACACCTCACTAAGCCTCGCCGGATCTGGCTTGATACCGATATTATGATCGGGATGAAAGACAAAACGCCCCGCGAGGTCGATGATGCCATCGCGCTCATTATGGCGCTTGAACATCCCGATAAAGTGGAGATCATTGGAATCAGTACGATTACCTACGCCAATTATGCCTATGAGGTAACACAGAAAATTCTGGGTTGGTATAACAAAACGGGTCGGACGATTCCGGTATACCGGGGCTCTGATACCGCCAAGGATGTTGGGTTGGAAAATGAGGCTACGCGTGCGCTGGCTGATGCACTACGAGAGGAAAAAATGCCCATTCTGGCCATTGGGCCCGTCACGAATGTAGCAACGGTGATCAAAAATCATCCGGAACTAATCCCTCAGATTGAAGAAGTCGTCGTGTGTGCAGGCCGGACGCCGGGGCTACCCTTCAAGCCGGGATTAGAGAAGCTCGCAGTCGGGGACTATAATTTCGAAATGGACCCGGAGTCGTTCCGGATTTTGTTCGATGCGGGCGTCAGGATGGTGTTGTCTGGTTATGAATGTAGCGTTTATACGTTTCTGGGTAGAACAGACATTGATTTTTTGACTAATGGCACCGTAGCTGACCAATGGGTTTATGATCAGCTACGTCCATGGCAACAATTCAATGAAGAACTCTTCGGCGTAGACGGATTCGTTCCGTGGGATACCACTCCGCTCGGTTACCTGACTCATCCGAATTACTTCAAGTATTATCACGACATACCGGTTCGGATTAACGTCCGCCAAAGTGATACGGAACCTACCGGAACGAAACCCTATTTAGAAGTTTCTTACGACTACAAAGACACGACCTGGCGGGCAATCTATGCGTACAAAACACTGCCCGGCTTTGAGAAAATTGTAATCGAAGACTTAAAGCAGGCATCGTTGAGGAATCAGAAATGA
- a CDS encoding phosphotransferase, protein MLHLDAQKIDVLQDYLRRRGWLDTEEIISSVEKPGEGNMNYTLRVTTPNRTLIVKQSRDYVEKYPTIPAPANRAVIEGRFYQKTQPIPMLASYMPQLLGADDENNILVLEDLGDSSDYTFLYLPGQLLSEADTLALTEYLSELHHQFSVEAPDPIFANHDMRALNHEHIFTYPFLEDNGFDLNTIQPGLQELAMPYKQDTELKRRVGQLGELYLTESRSYRGGVAAPKTLLHGDYYPGSWLQTVTNQESSIKIIDPEFCFYGPPEFDLGVMIAHLMMAQQPFSTLNSILSDYEKPTGFDDTLRQQFTGVEIMRRLIGLAQLPLSLSLEQKQSLLAEARHMFQ, encoded by the coding sequence ATGCTGCACCTTGACGCTCAAAAAATTGATGTTCTGCAAGACTACCTCCGTCGACGTGGCTGGCTCGATACTGAAGAAATAATCTCATCAGTCGAAAAACCCGGCGAAGGTAATATGAACTATACACTTCGTGTTACAACACCTAATAGGACGCTGATTGTCAAGCAGTCACGGGATTATGTGGAGAAATATCCAACAATTCCGGCTCCGGCTAACCGGGCGGTTATTGAAGGACGGTTTTATCAGAAAACGCAGCCAATCCCAATGCTGGCAAGTTATATGCCCCAGCTTCTGGGTGCCGACGACGAAAATAATATTCTTGTCCTTGAGGATTTAGGCGATTCCAGCGACTACACATTTTTGTATCTGCCCGGCCAGCTTCTGAGTGAAGCCGATACGCTGGCTCTCACAGAGTATTTATCCGAACTGCATCATCAGTTTTCGGTTGAAGCACCCGACCCGATCTTTGCGAATCATGACATGCGGGCGCTCAATCACGAGCATATTTTTACCTATCCATTTCTGGAAGACAACGGGTTCGATCTGAATACGATTCAGCCGGGTTTACAGGAATTGGCAATGCCATATAAGCAGGATACCGAGTTGAAAAGGAGGGTTGGCCAGTTGGGTGAACTTTATTTGACAGAAAGCCGCAGCTATAGGGGAGGAGTGGCTGCGCCCAAAACATTGTTGCATGGTGACTACTATCCAGGAAGCTGGCTACAAACAGTAACTAACCAGGAATCAAGTATAAAAATCATTGATCCCGAATTCTGCTTCTACGGCCCTCCTGAGTTTGATTTAGGCGTAATGATCGCCCATCTGATGATGGCTCAGCAGCCATTTTCCACTTTGAATTCCATTCTGTCGGATTACGAAAAACCAACTGGGTTTGATGATACGTTGCGTCAGCAATTTACGGGCGTCGAAATTATGCGACGACTGATCGGGCTGGCCCAATTGCCACTCAGTTTATCGCTGGAGCAAAAACAGTCATTACTCGCCGAAGCCCGGCATATGTTTCAATAA
- the porZ gene encoding type IX secretion system anionic LPS delivery protein PorZ yields the protein MHRAKTGRLWLLSAVVSFIVHHSSFSQIGSWQSHASYRSGQTVAITANTVYAATKNGFFYVDKATNQTVTLSKKDGLSDVGISRLFYLADQKRLLIAYQNGNLDFLSLSDAGEPVGVVNVNTILRATNLPVSRTINHINRVGTTVYLSTDFGLVVLDVVKNEIRDTYFSQRPDGSALPIYQTTTTADSLYALTAPLLSAESGRRIRAVRFAANVNIADPANWKIVPEPGSQLESIVTNQGRLSVTVNGQGIYERQTGRWALTQSLSNPLVRQFPAAAGLILATDKAITIPGSGSVTSALLANPREVVLDGSTIWIADTQSGLLSGSAGVLQRVAPEGPTQDLFAALYAYAQTLVALPKGPQDDTQLNPNQPPAELLSVSNERWLTNSTSGPAQGFNSAVYLPAEQKLFLSSYGGGLWVRSDDQTLSAVTLPATIGAYISSLAIDVDGNLWIATAGPNARQATLHVRRPDGQFQSFSAVNHPAIAQVVPDDNGFLWLRLSSGGIQVFDPQANRSRYLTTLTGQGGLLTNSVQTLVKDRNGAIWVGTDLGPTVFDNPYGAFDVSIDAQPPLLNRRRLLANVPITAIAVDGGNRKWIGTRDGLYHVAPDGSQLLDTFTADTSPLPTNYVQALAIEPISGTVFIETGMPSQTMGIVSYRGPATEPANVLNSLSIFPNPVRPDFTGTVGMNGLTENSTVKILDAGGQLVYETRSQGGTATWNLRDYRGRSAQTGIYLVVVVSADGTESLAGKLAVVR from the coding sequence GTGCATAGGGCAAAAACTGGGCGGCTGTGGTTGCTCAGTGCAGTCGTATCATTTATTGTTCATCACTCCTCATTTTCTCAGATCGGCAGCTGGCAGTCGCATGCCAGTTATCGGTCGGGCCAGACCGTTGCCATAACTGCCAATACGGTTTATGCAGCGACTAAGAATGGTTTTTTCTACGTCGACAAAGCCACGAATCAAACAGTCACACTGTCGAAGAAAGATGGACTCAGCGATGTTGGTATCAGTCGTTTATTCTATCTGGCGGATCAGAAACGACTGTTGATCGCTTATCAGAATGGTAACCTGGATTTTCTGTCATTATCAGACGCTGGTGAGCCAGTTGGTGTTGTAAACGTAAACACGATTCTTAGAGCTACAAATCTCCCCGTTTCCCGTACGATCAACCACATTAACCGTGTTGGAACAACTGTTTATCTCAGCACTGATTTTGGCCTTGTCGTGCTGGATGTGGTTAAGAATGAAATCCGGGATACCTACTTTAGCCAACGGCCCGATGGTTCAGCGCTACCTATTTATCAGACCACTACGACCGCTGATAGTCTCTATGCACTAACGGCTCCTTTGCTCTCTGCCGAATCCGGGCGCCGAATCCGTGCTGTGCGTTTTGCGGCTAACGTCAATATTGCTGATCCGGCCAACTGGAAAATTGTTCCAGAACCTGGGTCTCAACTCGAATCCATCGTTACCAATCAAGGGCGGTTATCCGTAACGGTTAATGGACAGGGTATTTACGAACGGCAGACCGGTCGGTGGGCACTCACACAATCGCTTTCGAATCCACTTGTTCGACAGTTTCCGGCTGCTGCTGGCCTTATTCTGGCAACGGATAAGGCCATAACAATACCTGGTTCGGGTTCAGTTACCAGTGCTTTACTGGCGAATCCACGCGAAGTTGTCCTGGATGGGAGTACTATCTGGATTGCCGATACGCAGAGTGGATTACTGTCTGGTAGTGCGGGCGTGTTGCAGCGGGTTGCCCCCGAAGGGCCAACACAGGATCTGTTTGCCGCGCTATATGCCTATGCACAAACGCTTGTTGCTTTACCTAAAGGGCCGCAGGATGATACCCAATTAAATCCCAATCAGCCTCCGGCCGAACTATTGTCTGTATCTAATGAGCGCTGGCTGACGAATTCGACCAGTGGCCCCGCCCAGGGATTTAATTCGGCGGTTTATCTGCCAGCCGAGCAGAAGTTATTTCTGAGTAGCTACGGCGGTGGATTATGGGTCCGTTCTGATGACCAGACGCTTAGCGCTGTTACGTTGCCAGCAACTATTGGTGCCTATATCAGCAGCCTGGCAATTGATGTTGATGGTAACCTATGGATAGCAACGGCTGGTCCTAATGCCCGGCAGGCTACCTTACATGTTCGGCGGCCGGACGGTCAATTTCAGTCATTTTCGGCGGTTAATCACCCTGCCATCGCGCAGGTTGTTCCCGACGATAATGGCTTTTTATGGCTTCGGTTAAGCTCTGGGGGCATTCAGGTTTTTGATCCACAGGCGAATCGGAGCCGGTATTTGACAACGCTGACCGGTCAGGGTGGATTATTGACAAACTCAGTACAAACATTAGTAAAGGATCGTAACGGCGCCATATGGGTAGGAACCGATCTTGGTCCCACGGTTTTCGATAACCCATACGGTGCCTTTGATGTCAGTATCGATGCGCAGCCACCCCTCCTTAACCGACGCCGATTGCTGGCGAATGTGCCCATTACGGCCATTGCAGTCGATGGGGGTAATCGTAAATGGATCGGAACACGTGATGGTCTGTACCACGTTGCGCCCGACGGGTCCCAATTGCTCGACACGTTTACGGCTGATACAAGTCCATTACCGACGAATTATGTTCAGGCACTGGCTATTGAGCCGATAAGCGGAACTGTGTTTATTGAAACCGGAATGCCTAGTCAGACTATGGGTATAGTTTCTTATCGGGGTCCGGCCACCGAACCCGCCAACGTATTGAATAGCCTCTCTATTTTTCCCAACCCTGTCCGACCTGATTTTACAGGAACGGTTGGTATGAATGGACTGACCGAAAACTCGACCGTTAAAATTTTGGATGCGGGCGGACAATTGGTCTATGAAACCCGCTCGCAGGGAGGAACCGCTACCTGGAATCTGCGTGATTATCGGGGCCGGTCGGCGCAAACGGGTATCTATCTGGTGGTTGTCGTTTCGGCCGACGGAACCGAAAGTCTGGCCGGGAAATTGGCTGTTGTCCGATAG
- a CDS encoding thymidine kinase, producing MFIEPTRRREPPHLRTGWIEVICGSMFSGKTEELIRRLTRARIAKLKVRIFKPALDTRYDDVNIVSHSALSIHSTPVQTAGQILALAGDCDVVGIDEAQFFDKEIIDVCRALANQGQRVVVAGLDMDFSGQPFGCMPQLMSTAEYVTKVHAICVVCGDIAQYSYRLVPSQERVLLGETDSYEARCRRCYNLGEDAGQKEWAYEDAHNDE from the coding sequence ATGTTTATTGAACCCACTCGACGACGTGAACCACCCCATCTCCGAACCGGCTGGATCGAGGTGATTTGTGGCTCAATGTTTTCCGGAAAAACCGAAGAACTGATCCGGCGGCTGACTCGTGCCCGCATTGCTAAACTGAAGGTCCGGATATTTAAACCGGCTCTCGACACGCGCTATGACGATGTAAATATTGTTTCACATTCAGCTTTGTCAATTCATTCAACGCCTGTGCAAACAGCGGGCCAGATTTTAGCGCTGGCGGGCGATTGCGATGTAGTTGGTATCGACGAAGCTCAGTTTTTCGACAAAGAAATCATAGACGTTTGCCGTGCGCTGGCCAATCAGGGTCAACGGGTGGTCGTGGCAGGTCTGGACATGGATTTTTCGGGCCAACCTTTTGGCTGTATGCCCCAGTTAATGTCTACTGCTGAATACGTAACCAAAGTTCACGCCATTTGTGTTGTTTGTGGCGATATTGCCCAATATTCGTATCGGCTTGTGCCTTCGCAGGAGCGAGTATTGTTGGGCGAGACGGACAGTTACGAAGCCCGTTGCCGCCGTTGTTACAACCTGGGCGAGGACGCTGGCCAGAAAGAATGGGCTTACGAAGATGCTCATAATGATGAGTGA
- a CDS encoding ComEA family DNA-binding protein produces the protein MRSIYLFLIGGWLITVSAIAQQNQPNRDADRSDAVSRSLQDLFPVQTEGIDYQSVYEALTQLYANPLDLNTATRDELETTYLLTERQLSSLETYRLAFGDLLSIYELQAVPDFDLPTIRRLIPFVTVAGNPRLFGTLPTPTDNYLIVRYEQTLEQQKGFSEAMPDKNGKLPTHFLGNSQQWYARYRYSRPRAFSIGLTIEKDPGETMGWQPSARRYGIDYVSFHAQLQNRGRWRNILLGDYQLQIGQGLVLSAGFVLGKSAETVQTVRRPTLGARPYTSLTEYGYFRGGIATYAIRPELELTLFVASIRRDANTTIDSAGKGPIATSLQTSGLHRTQSELDDQGSLLETTIGTHLLYHNKKSLQLGFTALRTSFDKFYQRRNLPYNQYEFTGNQNLVVGFHGGYVWHNWNFFSEIARSTGSESNSGGIGAIAGTLASLTKKLDIAVALRHYDRNFHSFYGNSFSEGSRNSNESGAYLGLKYTLYRKLTLGGFVDYFRFPWLKYLVDKPSRGFDYLLQARYTPNRKTAFYVVYHEEHKEKNVPDSDPKVTVGTTRRNLALNADYTPTHGLSLRSRIQWGQFVYAGQSPSTGFVLVQDATWAIRRLSLSSRVALFGTDDYDSRQYVYERDVLYAFSFPAYFNHGLRHYLIAQYNLTRHFAIWVRWARTDFTNQTTVGSDLDQINASHKSELKIQARWQF, from the coding sequence GTGCGTTCTATCTACCTGTTCCTTATAGGCGGTTGGCTAATCACTGTCTCTGCCATTGCCCAGCAGAATCAGCCAAATCGGGATGCCGACCGTTCCGATGCGGTGAGTCGTTCTTTACAGGATCTGTTTCCTGTGCAAACCGAGGGAATTGATTATCAGTCGGTTTATGAGGCATTGACCCAGCTTTATGCCAATCCGCTCGATCTGAACACGGCTACCCGCGACGAGTTGGAAACCACTTATCTGCTTACCGAACGTCAGCTAAGTAGCCTGGAAACTTATCGCCTGGCTTTTGGTGATTTGTTGTCTATCTACGAACTTCAGGCCGTACCTGACTTCGATCTGCCAACGATCCGCCGACTAATCCCTTTTGTGACCGTAGCTGGTAATCCCCGGTTATTCGGCACTTTACCGACGCCAACTGACAATTACTTAATCGTACGCTACGAACAAACTCTGGAGCAACAGAAAGGCTTTTCAGAGGCCATGCCTGACAAAAACGGCAAGCTCCCCACACATTTTCTCGGCAATTCACAGCAATGGTATGCCCGCTATCGGTACAGTCGACCGCGAGCTTTTAGCATTGGCCTGACGATAGAGAAAGACCCTGGCGAAACAATGGGTTGGCAACCATCGGCCCGGCGGTATGGAATCGATTATGTCTCGTTTCATGCACAGCTACAAAATCGCGGCCGTTGGCGGAATATCCTGCTTGGCGATTATCAATTGCAGATTGGGCAGGGTTTAGTGCTATCGGCAGGATTTGTTCTGGGCAAAAGCGCAGAGACTGTACAGACCGTTCGACGGCCAACCCTAGGAGCCCGGCCCTACACGTCACTAACCGAGTATGGCTACTTTCGAGGTGGAATAGCTACCTATGCGATTCGTCCAGAACTGGAACTTACGCTGTTTGTTGCCAGTATTAGGCGTGACGCCAACACGACAATAGATTCAGCAGGAAAAGGACCTATTGCTACATCACTACAAACATCAGGCTTACATCGTACCCAATCGGAACTAGACGACCAGGGAAGTCTACTCGAAACAACTATCGGAACACATTTACTTTATCACAACAAAAAAAGTTTACAGCTGGGTTTTACTGCGCTAAGAACATCGTTCGATAAATTTTATCAGCGACGCAATTTGCCTTACAATCAGTACGAATTTACTGGCAATCAAAACCTTGTCGTTGGCTTTCATGGTGGTTATGTCTGGCACAACTGGAATTTTTTCAGCGAAATAGCCCGTAGCACCGGTTCAGAAAGTAATTCAGGTGGTATTGGGGCAATCGCTGGCACATTGGCCAGTTTGACAAAAAAACTGGACATAGCCGTCGCACTCCGGCACTACGACCGAAATTTTCATAGTTTTTATGGCAACTCATTCAGTGAAGGTAGCCGTAATAGTAATGAATCAGGTGCATATCTGGGCCTGAAGTATACCCTTTACAGAAAGCTAACGCTAGGAGGTTTTGTCGATTATTTTCGTTTCCCATGGCTTAAATACCTGGTCGATAAACCATCCCGCGGTTTCGACTATTTGTTACAGGCCCGGTATACGCCAAATCGAAAAACGGCTTTCTATGTCGTTTATCATGAAGAGCACAAAGAAAAAAACGTACCTGATAGCGACCCTAAAGTCACGGTCGGCACAACACGCCGGAACCTGGCTTTGAATGCAGACTATACACCTACGCATGGATTATCTTTACGATCGCGCATACAGTGGGGCCAATTTGTTTATGCAGGGCAATCGCCTTCAACTGGTTTCGTTCTGGTGCAGGATGCTACGTGGGCTATTCGTCGGCTAAGTTTAAGCAGTCGGGTCGCATTATTCGGAACGGATGATTACGACAGCCGTCAATACGTTTATGAGCGCGATGTTCTGTATGCTTTCTCTTTCCCGGCCTATTTCAATCATGGTCTGCGGCATTACCTGATAGCGCAATATAACCTGACCAGGCATTTCGCGATCTGGGTTCGTTGGGCGCGTACTGACTTTACCAATCAAACTACTGTTGGCTCAGACCTCGACCAGATCAACGCTTCTCACAAATCGGAACTGAAAATCCAGGCGCGGTGGCAATTCTAA
- a CDS encoding alpha-galactosidase, translating to MTRQNMLARLSRLFVKGKRYGLFALIISLNLLLANTGFAQIQTLPVYQPTTFNGDWLITPVTQKAAIYQANGGKDLVMSNGLITRRFRISPNLATVDFQNLTTGEQFVRSIRPEAMLVLDEKTYRVGGLYGQKEQAYLREEWIDSFTAGPNDFQFKSFTVSPLKPVINWQSRTWTSTRNQPTGQELTLLFGANQPELQGVEVAVHYALYDGIPTLCKWITIQNKSLKKVHIDQVISENLAMPEEESAVVGKPEQMKKPQRIYIENNYAFNNSMRYDLSDQATHWKTDSLYTSQVNYNYETPCVLEVYPTVGVGIDLEPQQTYTSIRTHELLLDSYDRERNGLARRRFYRAVAPWTTQNPIFMHLISTDPEAVKRAVDQCVETGYEMIILSFGSGLNMEDTSAANIRKFKELADYAHGKGILLGGYSLFSSRRIDDDTDVIDPKTGLPDKGAFFGHAPCLASRWGINYLNSLKRFILETGFDLLEHDGPYPGDVCASTKHPGHKGLDDSQWVQMEMQKGFYRFLNEKGVYINAPDWYFMDGTNKIALGYREVNFSLSREQQKILNRQNIFDGTWEKTPAMGWGFVPLTKYQGGGPEAVLEPLSEHLADYEQLMMQYYGAGVQACYRGPRLYDTEQTKQTVKRVIDWYKKYRQLLNADLVHLRRPDGRDWDGIMHVDPSLKEKGLVMLFNPLKTKITRTIKLPLYYTGLDKVAVIRQDGGKGKVYSLNRKYDVEVRVEIEPENYKWLLIE from the coding sequence ATGACTCGTCAAAACATGCTGGCCCGGCTTAGTCGTTTATTCGTTAAGGGGAAAAGATATGGCCTTTTCGCACTGATCATTAGCCTTAATTTACTACTGGCAAATACTGGGTTCGCACAGATCCAAACATTGCCCGTTTACCAGCCTACGACTTTCAATGGTGACTGGCTTATTACACCTGTTACGCAAAAGGCCGCTATCTATCAGGCAAATGGCGGTAAGGATCTGGTGATGTCAAATGGGCTGATAACCCGGCGATTTCGCATCAGCCCAAATCTGGCAACCGTCGATTTCCAGAATCTGACAACAGGTGAGCAGTTTGTCCGATCAATCCGTCCGGAAGCTATGTTGGTGCTCGATGAGAAAACATACCGGGTTGGTGGTTTATACGGTCAGAAAGAACAGGCCTACCTGCGCGAAGAATGGATTGACAGCTTTACCGCTGGCCCAAATGATTTTCAGTTCAAATCCTTTACCGTTTCGCCTTTAAAACCAGTCATTAACTGGCAATCCCGAACCTGGACCTCTACCCGCAACCAGCCAACAGGTCAGGAATTAACGCTCTTGTTTGGTGCTAACCAGCCTGAATTACAAGGCGTTGAGGTTGCAGTGCATTATGCGCTTTATGATGGTATTCCGACCTTGTGCAAATGGATAACGATTCAGAATAAGAGCCTGAAAAAAGTACATATCGATCAGGTTATCAGCGAGAATCTGGCGATGCCCGAGGAAGAGTCGGCGGTGGTCGGGAAACCCGAACAGATGAAGAAACCCCAACGGATTTACATTGAAAATAACTATGCGTTCAATAATTCGATGCGCTATGACCTATCCGATCAGGCAACGCATTGGAAGACCGATTCGCTCTATACATCACAGGTAAACTACAACTACGAAACGCCCTGCGTGTTGGAAGTATATCCTACTGTTGGGGTCGGTATTGACCTGGAACCTCAGCAGACATATACGTCGATCCGTACGCATGAATTATTGCTCGATTCGTATGATCGGGAGCGCAATGGTCTTGCCCGTCGACGGTTTTACCGAGCCGTAGCGCCCTGGACGACGCAGAATCCAATATTTATGCACCTCATCAGTACCGATCCGGAAGCAGTAAAGCGTGCCGTTGATCAATGTGTAGAAACGGGGTATGAGATGATTATTCTTAGTTTCGGCAGTGGCCTGAACATGGAAGATACAAGTGCCGCTAACATCCGAAAGTTTAAAGAATTAGCTGATTACGCTCATGGAAAAGGTATTTTATTGGGGGGCTATTCGCTGTTCAGCAGCCGCCGGATCGATGATGACACCGACGTAATTGATCCGAAAACTGGTTTGCCAGATAAGGGAGCATTTTTTGGCCACGCGCCCTGCCTGGCTAGTCGATGGGGAATCAATTACCTCAACAGCCTGAAACGATTTATTCTAGAAACTGGATTTGATCTATTAGAACATGATGGTCCTTATCCCGGTGATGTCTGTGCTTCGACAAAACACCCTGGCCATAAAGGGCTCGATGATTCACAGTGGGTGCAAATGGAGATGCAGAAGGGATTCTACCGATTTCTAAACGAGAAAGGGGTTTACATCAACGCGCCTGACTGGTATTTTATGGACGGTACCAACAAGATTGCATTGGGTTACCGGGAGGTAAATTTTTCGTTATCCCGGGAGCAGCAGAAGATACTGAACCGGCAAAATATCTTTGATGGAACCTGGGAAAAAACGCCCGCGATGGGCTGGGGATTTGTACCGCTGACAAAATATCAGGGGGGCGGGCCAGAAGCTGTACTGGAACCACTCAGTGAACACCTAGCCGACTACGAACAGCTTATGATGCAGTATTATGGAGCTGGTGTGCAGGCCTGTTACCGGGGTCCGCGGCTTTACGATACCGAACAAACGAAGCAGACGGTTAAACGGGTCATTGATTGGTACAAAAAGTACCGCCAGCTTTTAAACGCCGATCTTGTTCACCTTCGTCGACCGGATGGGCGCGACTGGGATGGGATTATGCACGTAGATCCTTCTCTAAAGGAAAAAGGATTAGTGATGCTTTTCAATCCATTGAAAACAAAAATTACCCGGACCATAAAACTGCCGCTTTATTACACCGGCCTTGATAAAGTGGCCGTGATTAGACAGGATGGCGGAAAGGGTAAAGTTTATAGCTTAAACCGGAAGTATGACGTAGAAGTACGAGTAGAAATTGAGCCGGAAAATTATAAATGGTTATTAATTGAGTAA
- a CDS encoding serine hydrolase translates to MKQSMKVFISVLFFCWSITVSYAQPRTDAVLTNLFETNQRSIFQEVIRHPDTYRLQIIYTQINRDKNNNPTFINYYFNVDSTNYFNPASTVKLPLALLSLEKLNGLKDQQVTKFTAMQFDSAYSKQTKEWQDETSETGYPSIAHFIRKAFLVSDNDAYSRMYEFVGQSAINRSLHAKGYLDTRITHRFVRMTADENRHTNPIRFIQKNGALIYAQPAANNTDPFDFRRVAKLGKGFYVKDSLVNQPFDFTERNKFPLEAFQQVLQSVMFPLSVPAKQRFKLTADDYRFLYQYLSQYPGETNYPKYDAKQYYDSYVKFFFMDSLHHQMPEGVRVFNKVGWAYGFLTDASYVADFKNRIEYMLTATIYVNSDGILNDDKYEFDSVGHPFMYQLGQTIYGYELKRKRQYAPDLSLFRLTYEKRNNDNRPPVKDVDN, encoded by the coding sequence ATGAAACAATCAATGAAAGTCTTCATCAGCGTTCTATTCTTTTGTTGGTCGATAACCGTCAGCTACGCTCAGCCTCGAACAGATGCTGTACTGACGAATCTGTTTGAGACCAATCAACGTTCTATTTTTCAGGAAGTTATTCGGCATCCAGATACCTATCGGCTCCAGATTATTTATACCCAGATCAATCGGGATAAGAACAATAATCCCACGTTTATAAATTATTATTTCAACGTAGATAGTACAAACTACTTTAACCCTGCATCGACAGTAAAACTGCCGCTTGCCCTGCTCTCGCTGGAAAAACTGAATGGCCTTAAGGATCAGCAGGTAACAAAGTTCACCGCCATGCAGTTTGATAGCGCCTATAGCAAGCAAACGAAAGAATGGCAGGATGAAACCTCCGAAACCGGCTATCCATCTATTGCCCATTTTATCAGGAAAGCATTTCTGGTCAGCGATAACGATGCCTATAGCCGTATGTATGAGTTTGTGGGTCAAAGCGCGATCAATCGTTCGTTGCACGCAAAAGGATACCTGGATACCCGCATTACGCACCGGTTCGTTCGCATGACCGCCGACGAAAATCGCCACACAAATCCTATCCGATTTATTCAGAAAAACGGGGCGCTGATCTACGCGCAACCTGCGGCTAACAATACCGATCCATTTGATTTTCGGCGGGTTGCGAAACTTGGAAAAGGGTTTTACGTGAAAGATAGCCTGGTCAATCAGCCATTTGATTTCACCGAGCGAAATAAATTTCCACTCGAAGCATTCCAGCAGGTTCTGCAATCCGTGATGTTCCCATTATCTGTCCCGGCCAAACAGCGGTTTAAACTGACGGCCGATGATTACAGATTTTTATATCAATACCTGTCGCAATACCCCGGCGAAACCAATTATCCGAAATACGATGCGAAACAGTATTACGACAGCTACGTAAAGTTCTTTTTTATGGATAGTCTCCACCACCAGATGCCCGAAGGTGTGCGGGTGTTCAATAAGGTTGGCTGGGCCTATGGTTTTCTGACCGATGCCTCCTATGTAGCGGATTTTAAAAACAGGATCGAATACATGCTAACGGCAACGATCTACGTCAACAGCGACGGCATATTGAACGACGATAAGTATGAATTTGACAGTGTAGGGCATCCGTTCATGTATCAGCTCGGCCAGACGATTTACGGCTATGAATTAAAGCGTAAGCGGCAGTATGCTCCTGATTTGAGCCTGTTTCGCCTTACCTATGAAAAACGAAATAATGATAATCGGCCCCCGGTGAAGGATGTTGATAATTGA
- a CDS encoding DUF3037 domain-containing protein, producing MHVYEYAVIRVMPRVDRDEFLNVGVILYCRGQGFLQTMFELNGERLRAFSTELDLLELDERLRAFQRICAGRAEGGTIGNLPIAERFRWLTATRSTVVQTSPVHPGLCADAGETLTRLFAQQVL from the coding sequence ATGCACGTGTATGAGTACGCCGTAATCCGGGTAATGCCGCGGGTTGACCGCGATGAGTTTCTCAACGTCGGTGTCATTTTATATTGTCGTGGGCAGGGTTTTCTGCAAACGATGTTTGAACTGAATGGTGAGCGGCTTCGCGCTTTTTCAACCGAACTGGATCTACTGGAGCTTGACGAACGGCTTCGCGCCTTTCAGCGAATTTGTGCAGGTCGCGCCGAAGGTGGAACAATTGGTAATCTTCCAATCGCCGAACGGTTTCGGTGGCTGACGGCTACGCGCAGTACGGTTGTACAAACCTCGCCGGTTCATCCGGGGTTGTGTGCCGATGCGGGCGAAACGCTCACCCGGTTATTTGCTCAGCAAGTTCTATAA